One Maribacter sp. HTCC2170 genomic window, TATCTATGTTAGTGAAATCGCTATAGTTTTCGTCTTCAATTCCGAAACCAGCATATACAATGTTACTAAATGTTCCTACGGCAGCGGAAAAAGCCAAAACGTCTACCCCTAAACCATATGTTTCACCATTTATGACGATGGATCCTTCAGGGATTCCTTTGTACTCTAGAGGTACGTTTTGATAATAATCCCCATCACTTTTTGCAGAAGAAATACCAAGGGCCATATATTCTTTTTTGATATATTCGGAAGCCATTTTTTGCCCTGGTTCACCCGTCTCACGCCCTTCATATTTATCAGAGGCATATTCAAACAAATGCTCTTTTAATTCATCCTCAGTAATTGTTTTAGCAAATGTTACCGAAGGCTCTTCTTTTATACTATTCGAGGAATTTTCAGGAACAGCCTTCTGTGAAGAATTACAGGACATGGCCAAGGCAAGAAAAATAAGAAGTATGTTTTTCATTTATTATTTATTTATAACACTCAAAAATAGCGAAAAGAACGTTATTCTTTTTATACAGCTTAACCAAAGACAAAATCACCTCTAAGCTTGATTGTTCTTGATGAATAGAGAAGGGGATATTCCTTTTTGAGATTTAAATTGTCTATTAAAATTTGAAATCGAATTAAACCCTGATTGCTCGGCGATTTCTGCAATTGACAAACCTGAATGCTGCAATAATTGACAAGCATGCTCAAGTCTTAATTCAATTAAAAACTGAAAGAGTGTTTTATTGGTTCTAACCTTAAAAAAGCGACAAAATGCGTTTGGTGTCATAAATACAAGTTCTGAAACTGTATTTAAACTAATCTCATTTTGAAAGTTATTAATAACAAAGTCATATACTATCTGAAGACGTTGGCCATCCCGTGTTCCTATTTTTTTTGGATTGATGAAATTCGTCAGTACTCTCCTTTCCGATTTATTGACGATTTTTAAAAGCCCTAGTAGTTTTATAAAGCGGGTAAGTTTATCTTGTTTGGGAATCTCGTTCATTAATTCACTGACTTCTAGTTGATTACTTGTTAAGGAAAAGCCATTTGTAGATTGATCAAAAAAAGATCTTAAATCACTTAGATCCGGGAGGTTAAAAAAATCATTTCCGAATGAAGAGCTGGTAAAGAATAGTGATATCATTTTTACACTTTCTGTAGATTCTTCACTTTGAAACAGATGTGGACAATTTGAGCCAATTACAAAAAAGTCACCAGCAGAAAATTGGTGTACACTGTCCCCAACAATCATTTTTCCCGATCCCCTAACGACTAAACTTAGCTGTAGTTCTTCATGTTGATGCAATTGATTGTAGAACATTTTCGATTCATCAACCTGAACTATCAAATTTTGGTTAAGTGGTTTAGGAATTTTAAAAGGCAGCACTTTCATATTACAAAAATATGTAAATATTAATAACTAATTAACCATAAAATATGCAATAAGGGGTAAAATACGCATATATTTGGATAATATTAATTTAACTATGACCATGCTTTGTTATGTAATTTTGCCCAATATTTACCTAAAAATCATAACTATGAAAGTACAATGGGAAGGCGTAATGCCAGCAGTAACGACTAAGTTCAATGCAGATGACACATTAGATTTGAACATGTTTCGTGTTAATATAGAAGCACAGCTTAGTGCCGGTGTCAGTGGTATTATTCTTGGTGGAACTTTGGGCGAAGCCAGTACCTTGACAGATGATGAGAAGAGAATTTTAATACAGGAAACGGTTGCAATAGTTTCTGGTCGAGTACCGGTAATTATTAATATTGCTGAGCAAAGCACAAAAGATGCGATCTTGGCAGCTCAAAGAGCTAAAGAATATGGGGCAAGTGGTTTAATGATGTTACCACCTATGAGATATAATGCAACGGACCATGAAACTGTTGTTTACTTCAAAGAGGTTGCCAATAGTACGGATTTGCCTATAATGATTTATAACAATCCTATTGATTATAAAATTGAGGTTACTTTGGATATGTTCGAAGAACTCCTCGAATGTGAAAATATTGAAGCTGTTAAAGAATCTACTCGTGATATTTCAAATATTACAAGGATTAAAAACAGATTTGGAAATAGGTTAAAAGTGCTTTGTGGCGTAGATACTTTGGCATTGGAAAGTATACTTATGGGAGCTGACGGATGGGTAGCTGGCTTAGTTTGTGCGTTTCCGGCAGAGACTGTAGCCATTCATGAATTGGTCAAAGCTAACCGAGTACAAGAGGCTATAAATATCTACAGATGGTTTTTGCCTTTGTTGGAATTGGACATTAGCCCTCAATTGGTACAAAATATAAAGTTGGCAGAGGTAGGTACAGGGATAGGAACTGAAGTGGTTAGAGCTCCAAGATTGCCACTACATGGAGCTGAACGCGAAAGAGTATTGAAAATTATAGAAGAGGGCCTAAGAACAAGGCCAGCTTTGCCAGATTATATGGCACTGGTTTAGTATAAATACACCTTTTTTTAATGGAATACCTTGTATGAGAGAATATTTCTATACATTGGTATTCCATTGATTTATTCACATAACACTAGTTTGAAAATGATTACAGGAAAGAATTATATTGGGAACGATTTATCCGCAAAAGGTTCTAAAACATATACAACTTTTAACCCTCAACTGAACAAAGAAAATGATTCAACTTTTGTTGAGGCCACGGAAGATGAAATCAATGCAGCGGTTAACTTAGCTAAAGAGGCATATAAAGAATTCAATAAAATTTCAGGTTCTAAAAAAGCAGGTTTTTTAAATGCAATAGCTGATGAGATTTTAGCTTTGGATGATAAGTTGATTAAAACCTATTGTTCCGAAACTGGATTACCAGAAGGAAGAGCACTGGGCGAGAGGGGTAGAACTGTTGGTCAATTGCGTTCTTTTGCAACCTTGGTGGCTGATGGTTCCTGGGTTGAAGCTACAATCGATACTGCTATTCCTGATAGAACACCTATACCAAAACCTGATTTACGAAAAATGATGATGCCCCTAGGCCCTGTAGTTGTTTTTGGAGCCAGTAATTTCCCCTTGGCTTATTCTACTGCAGGCGGTGACACGGCTGCGGCCTTGGCTGCGGGCTGCCCTGTTATTGTAAAGTCACACCCCATGCACGCGGGTACAAGTGAATTGGTGGCATGTGCAATTGTGAATGCCATAAAAAAAACTGATATGCCAAATGGTGTATTCTCCAATCTAAACAGCAGCGGTATTGAAGTAGGTGTGGCATTGGTAAAACACCCAGGAGTTAAAGCAGTTGGTTTTACAGGTAGCATTCGAGGAGGAAGGGCTTTGTTTGATCTAGCTTCTCAGCGCGAAGAACCCATTCCAGTTTTTGCTGAAATGGGAAGTGTTAATCCAGTAGTTATCTTACCAGAAGCTGTAA contains:
- a CDS encoding AraC family transcriptional regulator; amino-acid sequence: MKVLPFKIPKPLNQNLIVQVDESKMFYNQLHQHEELQLSLVVRGSGKMIVGDSVHQFSAGDFFVIGSNCPHLFQSEESTESVKMISLFFTSSSFGNDFFNLPDLSDLRSFFDQSTNGFSLTSNQLEVSELMNEIPKQDKLTRFIKLLGLLKIVNKSERRVLTNFINPKKIGTRDGQRLQIVYDFVINNFQNEISLNTVSELVFMTPNAFCRFFKVRTNKTLFQFLIELRLEHACQLLQHSGLSIAEIAEQSGFNSISNFNRQFKSQKGISPSLFIKNNQA
- a CDS encoding dihydrodipicolinate synthase family protein, which codes for MKVQWEGVMPAVTTKFNADDTLDLNMFRVNIEAQLSAGVSGIILGGTLGEASTLTDDEKRILIQETVAIVSGRVPVIINIAEQSTKDAILAAQRAKEYGASGLMMLPPMRYNATDHETVVYFKEVANSTDLPIMIYNNPIDYKIEVTLDMFEELLECENIEAVKESTRDISNITRIKNRFGNRLKVLCGVDTLALESILMGADGWVAGLVCAFPAETVAIHELVKANRVQEAINIYRWFLPLLELDISPQLVQNIKLAEVGTGIGTEVVRAPRLPLHGAERERVLKIIEEGLRTRPALPDYMALV
- a CDS encoding aldehyde dehydrogenase (NADP(+)) → MITGKNYIGNDLSAKGSKTYTTFNPQLNKENDSTFVEATEDEINAAVNLAKEAYKEFNKISGSKKAGFLNAIADEILALDDKLIKTYCSETGLPEGRALGERGRTVGQLRSFATLVADGSWVEATIDTAIPDRTPIPKPDLRKMMMPLGPVVVFGASNFPLAYSTAGGDTAAALAAGCPVIVKSHPMHAGTSELVACAIVNAIKKTDMPNGVFSNLNSSGIEVGVALVKHPGVKAVGFTGSIRGGRALFDLASQREEPIPVFAEMGSVNPVVILPEAVKERGASLAKTYAGSITLGTGQFCTNPGLILGIKGDALTGFIQDISNEIVKIEPSCMLHPNIIGAYENNKQKAVSQDGLKVVADYGTEVKTNYARQTVTTVEGSTFLSNSTLHQEVFGPYSIVVQCENAAQLEQIISKLEGQLTGTIIAEENELRNYSGVVGALQNRVGRLIYNGVPTGVDVCPSMHHGGPYPSSTDSRFTAVGIHSIKRWVRPISFQDWPNGQLPEELQNSNPLGITRLVNNVQTKDTI